From the Budorcas taxicolor isolate Tak-1 chromosome 1, Takin1.1, whole genome shotgun sequence genome, one window contains:
- the LOC128069703 gene encoding keratin-associated protein 10-8-like — translation MASSTLSICSNDLSYDCPESCCEPPCCGPSYCTLAPRLTLLCTPVSCESSLCCQPACSSSCPASCCQQSSCQPSCCTSSPCQQACYEPVCCRPVCCTPVCCRPVCCTPVCCTPVCCRPVCCEASPCSAPSSCCRPSSSVSLLCRPVCRPACCLPDSSCQPSCCRPASSVSLLCRPVCSRPACCIPTSAPEPCC, via the exons ATGGCATCCTCCACCCTGTCCATCTGCTCCAACGACCTGAGCTATGACTGTCCAGAGAGCTGCTGCGAGCCCCCATGCTGTGGCCCCAGCTACTGCACCCTGGCCCCCCGCCTGACCCTCCTCTGCACCCCAGTGAGCTGTGAGTCCAGCCTCTGCTGCCAGCCAGCCTGCAGCAGCTCCTGCCCAGCCTCGTGCTGCCAGCAGTCTAGCTGCCAGCCTTCCTGCTGCACCTCCTCCCCCTGCCAGCAGGCCTGCTATGAGCCCGTCTGCTGCAGGCCCGTCTGCTGCACTCCTGTCTGCTGCAG GCCTGTCTGCTGCACGCCTGTCTGCTGCACGCCTGTTTGCTGCAGGCCCGTGTGCTGTGAGGCCTCCCCCTGCTCAGCCCCCTCGTCCTGCTGCAGACCCTCCTCCTCTGTGTCCCTCCTCTGCCGCCCCGTGTGCCGCCCCGCCTGCTGTTTGCCCGACTCCTCCTGCCAACCCAGTTGCTGccgcccagcctcctctgtgtccCTGCTCTGCAGGCCCGTATGCTCCCGCCCTGCTTGCTGCATCCCAACCTCGGCCCCGGAGCCCTGCTGCTGA
- the LOC128069860 gene encoding keratin-associated protein 10-3-like: MASSTLSVCSSDLSYSSRVDDCPESCCEPPCCAPSCCAPAPRLTLLCAPVSCESSPCCQPACSSSCPALCCQQSSCQPSCCTSYPCQQACCEPVCCTPVCCRPIYCRPVCCTPLCCRPVCCESSPCSASLCCQPNPCSSVSCRPSSSVSLLCRPVCRPACCVSTSSCQPSCCRQASCVSLLCRPACSRPACCVRTSAPEPSC, from the exons ATGGCTTCCTCCACCCTGTCTGTCTGCTCCAGTGACCTGAGCTACAGCAGCCGG GTGGACGACTGTCCAGAGAGCTGCTGCGAGCCCCCCTGCTGTGCCCCCAGCTGCTGCGCCCCAGCCCCCCGCCTGACCCTCCTCTGCGCCCCAGTGAGCTGTGAATCGAGCCCCTGCTGCCAGCCAGCCTGCAGCAGCTCCTGCCCGGCCTTGTGCTGCCAGCAGTCTAGCTGCCAGCCCTCCTGCTGCACCTCGTACCCCTGCCAGCAGGCCTGCTGTGAGCCCGTCTGCTGCACGCCGGTCTGCTGCAGGCCCATCTACTGCAGGCCCGTCTGTTGCACACCCCTCTGCTGCAGGCCCGTCTGCTGTGAGTCCTCCCCCTGCTCAGCCTCCTTGTGCTGCCAGCCCAACCCCTGCTCCTCGGTCAGTTGCAGACCCTCCTCCTCCGTGTCCCTCCTCTGCCGTCCTGTGTGCCGCCCCGCATGCTGCGTGTCCACCTCCTCCTGCCAGCCCAGCTGCTGCCGCCAGGCCTCCTGCGTGTCCCTGCTGTGCCGGCCCGCGTGCTCCCGCCCTGCTTGCTGCGTCCGAACCTCGGCCCCAGAGCCCAGTTGCTGA
- the LOC128069781 gene encoding keratin-associated protein 10-8-like, with the protein MAFSTLSACSSDLSYSSRVDDCPESCCEPPCCAPSCCTPAPRLTLLCAPVSCESSLCCQPACSSSCPASCCQQSSCQPTCCTSSPCQQACCEPVCCRPVCCRPVCCRPVCCEPVCCRPVSCRPVCCESSPCSASLCCQPNPCSSVSCRPSSSVSLLCRPVCRPACCVPTSSCQPSCCRPASCVSLLCRPACSRPACCILTSAPEPCC; encoded by the exons ATGGCTTTCTCCACCCTGTCTGCCTGTTCAAGTGACTTGAGCTACAGCAGCCGG GTGGATGACTGTCCAGAGAGCTGCTGCGAGCCCCCATGCTGTGCCCCCAGCTGCTGCACCCCGGCCCCCCGCCTGACCCTCCTCTGTGCCCCAGTGAGCTGCGAGTCCAGCCTCTGCTGCCAGCCAGCCTGCAGCAGCTCCTGCCCAGCTTCATGCTGCCAGCAGTCTAGCTGCCAGCCTACCTGTTGCACCTCCTCCCCCTGCCAGCAGGCCTGCTGTGAGCCCGTCTGCTGCAGGCCTGTCTGCTGCAGACCCGTCTGCTGCAGGCCTGTCTGCTGTGAGCCCGTCTGCTGCAGGCCTGTCTCCTGCAGGCCCGTCTGCTGTGAGTCCTCCCCCTGCTCAGCCTCCTTGTGCTGCCAGCCCAACCCCTGCTCCTCGGTCAGTTGCAGACCCTCCTCCTCCGTGTCCCTTCTCTGCCGTCCTGTGTGCCGCCCTGCATGCTGCGTGCCCACCTCTTCCTGCCAGCCCAGCTGCTGCCGCCCAGCCTCCTGCGTGTCCCTGCTCTGCAGGCCTGCGTGCTCCCGCCCTGCTTGCTGCATCCTAACCTCAGCCCCAGAGCCCTGTTGCTGA
- the LOC128069493 gene encoding keratin-associated protein 10-8-like codes for MAASTLSICSNDLSYDCPESCCEPPCCAPSCCTLAPRLTLLCTPVSCESRHCCQAACSSSCPALCCQQSSCQPSCCTSYPCQQACCEPVCCRPVCCRPVCCRPVCCRPVCCTPVCCRPVCCEASPCSAPLSCCRPSSSVSLLCCPVCRPTGCVPNSSCQPSCCRPASSVSLLCRPVCSRPACCIPTSAPEPCC; via the exons ATGGCAGCCTCCACCCTGTCCATCTGCTCCAACGACCTGAGCTATGACTGTCCAGAGAGCTGCTGCGAGCCCCCCTGCTGTGCCCCCAGCTGCTGCACCCTGGCCCCCCGCCTGACCCTCCTCTGCACCCCAGTGAGCTGTGAGTCCCGGCACTGCTGCCAGGCAGCCTGCAGCAGCTCCTGCCCAGCCTTGTGCTGCCAGCAGTCTAGCTGCCAGCCTTCCTGCTGCACCTCCTACCCCTGCCAGCAGGCCTGCTGTGAGCCCGTCTGCTGCAGGCCCGTCTGCTGCAG GCCCGTCTGCTGCAGGCCTGTCTGCTGCAGGCCTGTCTGCTGCACGCCTGTTTGCTGCAGGCCTGTGTGCTGTGAGGCCTCCCCCTGCTCAGCCCCCTTGTCCTGCTGCAGACCCTCCTCCTCCGTGtccctcctctgctgccctgtgTGCCGCCCCACCGGCTGCGTGCCCAACTCCTCCTGCCAGCCCAGTTGCTGccgcccagcctcctctgtgtccCTGCTCTGCAGGCCCGTATGCTCCCGCCCTGCTTGCTGCATCCCAACCTCGGCCCCGGAGCCCTGCTGCTGA